A region of Dermochelys coriacea isolate rDerCor1 chromosome 1, rDerCor1.pri.v4, whole genome shotgun sequence DNA encodes the following proteins:
- the CLDN14 gene encoding claudin-14: MASMAVQLLGFLLSLFGLIGTLIATILPHWWRTAHVGTNIITAVAYMKGLWMECVWHSTGIYQCQVHRSQLALPHDLQAARAMMVISCLISTLACVVSVIGMHCTRCVKGASAKNSLAVSGGIFFILAGLICLVPVSWTTNDVVTDFYNPMLPNGMKYEIGQALYLGFFSASLTILGGALLCTSCQSAGNNIPYQPQPRSTTRAAPSYRPPTAYKGNHASSLTSASQSGYRLNDYV; encoded by the coding sequence ATGGCAAGCATGGCTGTTCAGTTACTGGGCTTCTTACTAAGTCTCTTTGGTCTAATTGGAACATTAATTGCTACTATTCTGCCTCACTGGTGGAGGACGGCACATGTAGGCACCAATATTATAACAGCTGTGGCATACATGAAAGGGCTCTGGATGGAGTGTGTCTGGCATAGCACTGGCATATACCAGTGTCAGGTCCATCGGTCTCAGCTTGCACTGCCTCATGACCTTCAAGCAGCTCGTGCCATGATGGTGATTTCCTGTCTCATTTCCACACTGGCATGTGTGGTGTCTGTTATTGGCATGCATTGCACTCGATGTGTCAAAGGGGCCTCTGCCAAAAATTCTCTCGCTGTCTCTGGTGGAATCTTTTTCATCCTCGCTGGTCTCATATGCCTGGTTCCTGTTTCTTGGACTACTAATGATGTGGTTACAGATTTTTACAACCCCATGCTTCCCAACGGGATGAAGTATGAGATAGGGCAAGCTCTTTACCTCGGCTTTTTCTCTGCATCTTTGACTATACTTGGCGGAGCTCTACTGTGTACATCATGCCAGAGTGCTGGGAACAACATACCTTACCAGCCACAACCAAGAAGCACAACAAGGGCTGCTCCCTCATATAGACCACCAACTGCCTACAAGGGAAACCATGCTTCTTCGCTGACATCTGCTTCACAGAGTGGCTACAGATTAAATGACTATGTGTGA